In Candidatus Sericytochromatia bacterium, the genomic stretch CGATGAAGCGATCGATGGCGATGTCGTAGCGAATCGTTTCACCAGGGCCCGGGAGCGGCCCATGGAAGGTGACCACCGCGTCGAGCAGGCGATAGACCGCCAGACCGCGCGTCTTGAAATCGATCCCGAGCCAGCCACTCAGGAACAGGTCAGCCTGACCGGCTTCCACGGCCACGCACGTGGGGATGCGATGCCCGTCCAGGTACCAGGCCCCCGCTTTGACGTCATGTTCCGTCACAATGGTGCCCTGCGTGAGGGAACCGGGTTCTCCCGTGACAGAAAGAATCCGATCAACCAGCATCAGCGGCTCATCCGGCAATCTCACGCGCGTCGGATAGGCGTCAATCGGCGCGAAGTAGGCCCCCAGCACCGGCTCGATCTGGCCCCTGGCATAGGCCAGGCAGCCTGCCCGATCGAGCCAAACCGGCGCGTCGGAAACTGACTCCGTGCGCGGCAACCAGCGTGTGATCAGCGCATGGATCGCCCGAATGCTCTCCTCGCCGCTCCGATTCTCGGCCTCCAGCGCGGCATAAGCTTCCCGGGCCTGGTGGTTGGCCACCGTTACGCAGGCGAGGCCATCGTTGGCGCGGTCCATCCAGCGCCGAAGCGCCGACACCGTGTCCTGACGCTCAGCCAGAGCGACTCCCGGGGAGTGAACGGGAGCGCCATGCTCGACGCGGGGTTCCGGCCGCACGGCGGCCATCAGCGCCTCCCCGCCAGTGGTCCTTGGGGAGTGGAACGGCTCGGCTCGCTTCCCCGTCTCACGCCGCGGTAGACGGGCTGAGACGGCGCCTGGTGAAGGCTTCTCGGCGAGAGGTTCAGGCTCGCGTGACGACGGAGCGACCAGGTCGGTTCTTGGCTTGCCGCGCCGCCGAATGCGCGCGGTGACGATGGGGGCGGGCGAGGGTTGGGCCGGGGAAGCGGGGGACTCGGACGGGGCGATCGCCACCTCCGAGGGTCTGTTCGCCGCTGCTGCAACCGCCAGGCCGCCGGCGTGAAGGGGCACGCGTGCCACGGGGCCTGTGGGCCGAACCTGGGCGGCCCACGGCGTCGCGAGTTGGCCATAGAGGGGGGTGAGGTCAATGGCCACTCGCTCGGCATGAAGGTGCCCCAACAAGCGGAGCAGGGACAGTTCCCCTTCGACGCCTCGGACACAGGCAGAACGCGCTGCGTGGGGGGCATCCCCGAGAATCGCCTGAATCATCCGCGTGCAAGAATGGCGCGGGCCCAGTTCAACAAAAATCCGCACGCCGTCCTGGTAGGCCGTGCGCACGAGGGTCGGGAATTCGAGCGTGGAGAGGGCCTGTCCCACCAGTGCCTGGGCGGCGGCAGCGCGCGTGACGTCATACGCCCGACCCCAGAAACCACTGTAGAAACGCACCCCATGCGGCGGGTTGGTGGGCAAGTCGTGCAAGGCGCGATAGGCCCCCTCGACCTGTCCGGCCACCTCACAGTGGACCGTGGTGACGCCCTGAATCGGGATAAAGGCGCAGCGCAGCTTCTCCACCAAGGCTTCCACTGCGCTGGGGGCTCCGCCGACGACACATTCACCCGGCGTGTTGACGATCAGCAGATAGGCCTGGGGAATCTCCAACAGGGCCTGGCGCACCAGCTGAGCAGGGCGATCGACGAGCCCGCTGACCCAGGCCGCCGGCATACCAGCGGGCAAGCCCCACGTTCGTGCGGCTGCCGCACAGCGGCCACCCAGCTCGACCGTGAACAACTTGCTGGCCACCATACGACGGGTCAGTTCGTCCCGGTCTCGCCAGGTGCGCGTGGCCACAAGTCCGGCTGTTTCACCGAGGCTGTAGCCCATCACCGCCCGGGCTCCCACGCCAAACAGGCGCAGCAAGTCGTGCATCAAGGCGCCGTGCGCCACTTGGGCCAGTAAGGTGGTGCGATGATCCTGAGACAGGGCAGTTTCGGTCTCGGCCTGCCAGCCCTCCGGCCAATCACGCCGCCAGGGCACCAGCCTGGCGGGCCGAACCTGGGTCGCCAGCAGCTGAGAATCGGTGTCCTGGAGACGCGCGACTTGCGGGAATGCGGTCCAGAGGTCGGTCCCCATTCCGGGCCAATGGTTGCCGCTGCCAGGGAAGACGAAGGCCAGGTCCGCGTCAGGACCGTGGGGTGCTGAACTGAAGAACACGCTGGCCACGGGTGAACGGGGATCGCCGGCTGGAAGATGCTCTCCAGCCAACACACGCCGGGCTTCACGGATGCGTTCCTCCAGTTCCACGTGATCACGCGCCACGATGGCCAGGCCCAGGTTGCCTTCTCCCACCCCGTGTTCCTGCCACCAGCTGCGCGCCACGTGTGCGACGCTCGCCTCCCCACGTTCCGCTCGCGCGTGCAGGGTGAGTCGTTCCAACTGGCGGGTCAGCGCGCGGGTGTCATCACCCGCCAGGGCAAAGAGAGCCCAGCGAGGCGCCCCGAGCGGGCGCAGGCGCTCACGATTGGACTGCTCGACGGCTGCCGGGGGCTGCAGCGCGGCGGCCAGCACCACGTGGCCCGCGCCTCCCTCGCGTCCCAGGATATTGACACCGGCGCGGCGCGGCCCCTGGGCCCGATCGAAAAACCAGTACTGTGACATCCTTGGGGTGTGAAGGGCCTCGAGGGCTGGTGCCGCCTCCTGATGGCCGGCCCACCCGGGCAACACCTCGTGATAGAGGGCCAGTGCCGTGCGCAACAACGACACCATGCCACAGGCCAGCCCGGCGCGTCCCACCCGCTGAGACGCGCGAGCGAGTGCCAGACTGGCCGGCGCCGCTTGCGACCAGATGGTCGAGACAGCCTCGTGCTCAGCTTTCGATGCCGTCCCGTCCAGTTCGAGCAAGCCGGCCGCAGCGGGCAAGAGTTGCGCTTCGTCCCACGCGGCTGAAATGGCGCGTGAAATGGCATCTGCATCCGGCCCCGCCAGGGGGCGGTTCAGGCGAGGCGAACTGGCGCTGGCCAGGCCTTCAATCACCGCGTAAATGCGGTCGCCATCTCTTTGGGCGTCCTCCAGACGCTTCAGCACCAACGCACCCGCCCCCTCTGCCGTGGGCAGGCCGTCCCCCTCACGTTGGCGAGATGCCAGCAAGCGCGGGTCCCCCGGGACGTCCACGGCTCCCACCAGGGCCAGCTCGATTTCGCGCCGCTGCAGCGCTCGAATTCCCGCTTCGAGTGCCCGATAGGCGGACATCTCTTCCGCTTGAACGGTGTGAGTCGGCCCACCGAAACGAAACTCTCGGGCCAATCGACTGGCCACCATGCCCCCGAGCGCCCCCAGGGTGCGGTCCGCCGTCAGGGCCGGCAACGGAGAGCCCTCTTGGCGGCTCAAACGGTGCCAGCGCCGGTGATAGTCGGTCGAACGGGCGTCCAGGCCGATGCCGATGTAGGCGCCGGCCCGTGGGTGACGCACCCGGCGGTCTTGATAGGCAGGTCCGACGTCCCGGAGGGCTTCATCGGCAGCCAGCAGCATCAGGGCCTGCTGGGGGAGCAATTCTGGCCAATCGCGTGGCGGAATGCGAAAACCGGCGGTGGCCACCTCCAGATCTCCCGGGAGGTAACAACCCGCCAGACTCTCCGGCACGGAGGGCAGGTCGATGCCCGCTCGGGCTTGCACGGTTCGCCGCTTGTGCGGAGGCAAGGGCACCCCCGCCAAAGCGAACTCCTGAAATTCTCTCAGGTTTTTGAAAGCGCCAATCCGGCAGCCCATGCCAACCACGGCGACGGGCGAGGGGGGCGGCTCTTCCTGGGGGGACGCTTTGTCCTTTCGACGCAGGCGTTTGGCCAACATCTGCGACAATCGGGCCGTCGAGAGCGTGACTTCTGCTCCGCCCGGCGCGCCGTACTCCTCCAGCAGAACATGGGCGTTGATGCCCCCGAAACCAAACGCACTGACCGCAGCGCGGCGCGCCCGCCCCCTCGTTTCCCACCACGGTTCGGGCGCGGATAACACGCGCATGCCATGTTCGGCCATCTTCCATTCCGTGGGAGACTGCTTGAACTGAGCGGTCGGAGGCAGCACGCCGTTCCTCAGCGCGAAGAGGGTTTTGATGAAACCAGCGGCTCCCGCGGCAGTCAGCAGGTGCCCGACATTGGATTTGACCGAGGTGAGCACGCAGGGCGTGTCCAGGTCGGCTCGCAGCGTCTGCAAGCTGGCCACCTCCACGGCGTCACCGCGTGGCGTACCTGTGGCGTGACACTCCACCAGATCGACGTCACCAGGCTGCCAACCCGCTTGGCGGTAGGCCTCACGCATGGCTCGCAATTGCCCCTCGGAGTGGGGCGCCAGCAGGCTTCCCTCCAGATCGTTGGAGGTTCCGATGCCACGGATCACCCCCCAGATCTGATCCCCATCTCGCTCCGCATCGGCCAGGCGTTTGAGGGCCACCAGACCGGCTCCCTCTCCGACCACCAGGCCATCTCCTTCCGCATCGAAGGGGGCACACCGTCCGCTCGGGGACAGGGCGCGCAACTGACTGAACCCCATCTGGGTGTAGAGGCTGTCAGGCCGGGACAAACCACCCGCGAGCATCAGATCGGCTCGGCCAGCGGCCAATTCAGCACAGGCCAGCTTGATGGCGTAAAGCGAGGAGGCACAGGCCGCGTCGATGGCATAGCCACCCAGTCCCAGTCCCAGCGCGCGGGCCACCAAGCCTGACACCAGGCCGGCCCCCCGATAGGCGGCCGGGCGCGGCGACCCTTCTCCGTCCAGGGTGGCAATGGCGTCGGCCGAAGCCCCGCTGTCCGGCAGCACGATGTTCCCCATCACGAGGCCGGCCCGCTCCAGATTCGCCGGGGCTGCCCGCAAACTGCGCCAACAACGCGTGGCTGCGGTCAATCCAACCGTATAGAGGGGGTCGAGCGTGCCAAGCGTCTCCGGCGGGATTCCCAGCTCCTCCCGGCCCATCAGGGCTTCATCGAGCAGGCACGCCCGTGACGACAGGACACGGTCCGGGGTACCTGGGGTGGGGTCGACAATGGCCGCGCTAGGGAGCACCCAGCGCCCCTCCGGCACATCCCGACTGGCGCAGCGCCCCAGCAGAATGTTGGACCAGAAGGTTTCCAGGTCTGGAGCGTCGGGAAAGACCCCGCCAGCCCCGATGACGGCAATGGGCGCCCAGTTTCCGTTCATGGTGTCATCGGGGCTGACAGGGTGTTGCGCCGAAAGGCCTCCACCAGGCCGGTCGCAAAGGTGCATTCCGCCCCTCGGAATTCGGCAACCAGCTGGCCGGATGGATCGAGGAAGGCCACATCGGCCAGCACTGTACCGACCCGACGGGCCGTCACGTGGACAGCCACCGAGTAACTGGGGGCCTGGAAGGGGCGATACATCCGGAAACTGCTGACTCGGCAGGGTAGACAGGCCGCCCCAAGCGTTTCGACACTCCACAAGATCAGCATCTGGAACATGGCGTCGATCGCAAGCGGTTCCGTCAGCCACGTATCGCGAACCGGGGCTTGCATCCACTGCTGGGGATTTCCGGCAGCCTGCACCTTGCCGAGCACGCCTTCGGGACCGAGCACATCGACCGTCAGCAGGCCATGGAAAGTGGGCCCGTGGAACAGCACGCTGCGATAGGCCTCTTCCACACTTCGGAAGTACGGCCAGGCATCCAGGCCCCCCTGCCATCCGTGGGACCAGTGTCGTTCCGGTCCGGCTGCGCGGTCGGCCCCCAACAGGACCGTGGTGTGCGACAGTGGACGCTCCCGTCCATCGCCATACAGTTCGACCTTGACCCTCTGCTGGCCTTCCGGATCGCTCACAGGCTTGCCGGCATCGAACCGCAGGCCATACGGCTCCACCTCCAGGACCACCCCTTTCAGCAACTCGAAGTCGTCGAATCCAATCAGGGCCGCCCCGGGGCGCAACTGACTGGCGGCATGGACCATCCACTCGAGCATGATGGCCACCGGCAGGACCGCCTTGCCATTCAGCACGTGGTCCCCCATGAACGGGTGGGTTCGAACGGCCAGGTCACGCCGCATCACCGTTTGCAGCCTTTCCTCGGCAGGCGCAGGCGCCACCACTGGAGCCGCCTGGTTCTCGGAGGCGACGCGCAGGCCGTCGGTCGGGCCCAGGACGATCAGCTCGGGAGCCGCTGGGCGATCGCGACCCAGTTCCGCAGCCAGCCACACGGAACCCTCATTCAGCGGCAAAATCCCTACCCCTTCGGCCGCGAACATCGCCTTGAGCGCAGGGGTGACCATGCCCCCATCCCAGGGGCCCCAGCCGACGGACATCACCCGCAGAGTCGGTTGCGTGGCCGACAGTCGCCGGGCGAACTTGTTGAGGACCTCATTGGCCATGGCGTAATCGCTCTGTCCCAGTCGGCCCACCCGGGCCGTGATGGAAGAGAACAGCACCAGATGGCGCAATTCTTGGACGTCCAGCGCCTGCCAGAGCGCACGCAGCCCGGCCACCTTGGTGTCAAATACCCGGTCGAACTGCGCGGGCGTCTTGTCGGCGATCGCCTTGTCGGCGAGGACGCCCGCTCCGTGGACCAGCATCCGCACCGGGCCGAAATCCTGCCTGAGCGAGGCAAGGGTGTCGGTCAGGGCCTGGGTGTCACGCACGTCCACGCTCACATAGCGCGCGGTCACGCCAAGCGCCGCGAGACGGGCCAGCGTGCGAGCCACTTCTCTCGCTGCGGCGACCTCTTGCCAGCGCGCGGATATTTCGCGGGGCGCCAGGGGATGGTCCGAGTGGTCCGAGATGGCGCGCTTGATGGCCGCTTCATCCTGGGCCTGTGCCAGCCAGGTTGGCTCGCCTTCCGGCAGCTCGGTGCGTCCCAACAACACGACCACAGGGCGATAGGCCAGCGCGATTGCCACAGCCACTTCGGCCGTGACCCCCCGCCCGCCCCCGGTCAACACCACCAGATCCCCGGGTTGCAGGCTGAGGGGACGGGCTGACGCGGGGCCAGCGGGTTCAAGCACCAGCGTGAAGCGGCCATTGGGACCCAGCGCCACCTCACTCGGACCAGGAAGCGTGATCTCATCCACCAAGGCCAGCGCAGCTGCCGCGTCATCCCACCCTGGATGGAGGTCAAACGCCTGACAGATGGTGTCAGGCCATTCGTGAGCGGCCGTCTTGGCCAGGCCCGCCAACGCGCCCGCCAGGGGGCTGAAAGGCAATGAGGCATCGACCAGGCCAAAGGCACCATCCATACGGGCCACGGTCACGAACCAGCCGCGGTTGGCCTGAAGCAGCGGTGCCGCCGCCACTGTGAGCTGAAAGGCCCGCTTGACGAGCCCTTCGTCTGATGCGCTCCACGTCGGTCCATCCCCCTGGGGGGCGACCAGGACCAGGCCAGCCAGTTCACCCGGCACCGTCCATTCGGACGAATCCTGGAGGTTCACGGCCACGGCTGTCAGACCGGCCGCTCGGAGGCACTCGACCAGGGTGGTCACGAGTCCATGCCCAGGCGGCCCCGCCACCCAGACCGTGGCCCCAGGAGCCAACTTGGGTTGCGCCAGCCGATCCGTGACTGGCAGCGGACTCAGGCTGGGGACTTCGCAGCTCAATCCCAGAGCCGTCGCCGGGTCTGCCGCCCGCTGGGCCAACTGCCAGCGCGCGCTCAGAGCGGGCGAAGGGGCGGGGTTGAAATCCGCGGGCACCAAAGGCCGAAGCCCGCTGTCTGGCTCCGGCACCGCTGGTAACAAGGGCGCCTCGGCCAGATGCTGGACGGCCGCGGTCAGGGTCTGCCACGACACCTGGGAGGCGGTCATGGGTGGGTTGGCGCCGTTCACCGCCGGGGGGGCTTCACGGTCCACCGGGGGCTGCTGGCTCCCGGTCGCGCTTTCCATGGCCGTTACCACGTCGCGCAGGGTGTGCAGGGAACCCGCCTGTTCAGGGCCGAGAGGACGCGCTCCCGGGAGGCGCTCCACCAAGGCTGACAGGATCTCGACCCGCTTGATGGAATCGATGCCCAGGTCACCTTCCAGCGCCATGTCCAGCTCGAGCGTGTCGATCGGATAGCCCGTCTTCTCCGAAACCACCGCCAACAAAGCGTCGGTGGCCGCGTGGGCCCCTGAAACTTCCTGCGCGCCGCCATTCGATGGTGGCAGGCCGGCAGAGGCTGGAGGCCGTTCGGGCATGAGCGGCTCCGGCCAGGCAGGCAGGCCGAGCTGGTCGTTCACGGGTTCCGCCTGAGGGCCCGCGAGGGCCGGCGCAGGCCCGGCAGGCAGCGCCTCAGCCGGCGCAGCCTGAGCCGCCAGCGCCTCGGCCACGTCCCGCAGGGTCCGTAAGCCACCCGCCTGTTCCGGGCCCAGCGGGTGCGCGCCGGGAATGCGTTCGACCAGGGCGGAGAGAATTTCCACGCGTTTGATCGAGTCGATTCCCAGGTCGCCCTCCAGCGCCATGTCCAGTTCCAGGGTGTCGACCGGGTAACCCGTTTTCTCAGACACCACGCCCAGCAGGGCTTCCACCGAGTGGGCAGCAGCCGACGGGGCGGGCGACTCCAGAGGGGCAGGCCCCGTCTCAACGGGAGCAGTCCCGGCAGGCGGGGGTAGCGATGGACGGCTCTCCGTTCGTTCCGGCTGTGAGGGAGTCGCAAGAGGGGCTGAAGTGGCACCGTTGGCTTGGAGGGCCGGGCCCACTTGGGCCGCCAGGGCGACCGCGACGTCACGCAGGCTGCGCAGGGCGCCAGCCTCTTCAGGTCCCAGCGGACGGGTACCGGGGAGGCGCTCGATCAGAGCCGACAGGATTTCGACCCGCTTGATGGAGTCGATACCGAGGTCTCCCTCCAGGGCCATATCCAATTCCAGGGTTTCTGGCGGGTAACCCGTTTTCTCCGACACGACGGCCAGCAACTCGGCCCGCACACCGTCCAAGGGCACCGCGGTTTCTTGCTTCGGCAGCTGCGCGGGAGCCGGTTCGGGCTGACGCAACGGCGCAGGAGGCATCGCGCCCGACCGTTCTGGGGGCGAGACTGGCGTCTCCGCTGCCGGGGCGGAGGCGACCGTTGGCTGGGGGCGTCTCGGGAGGGGGAGTGGCCGGACGTCGATAGGGGGCATCACGCTGCCCGGATTGGCAGGCTGGACCGGCGCGACCGGCGGCAAGCTTGCCACGGATTCCTGCCGTGCAGGCGGCTCGGGCAGCGGTTCAACGGCGGCTTGCGACGGGGCCGACGGTTTGGCCGCCTGAAACCGCATTCCCCTCAGGGCGCGACGAGTGGCCTCAACGGTAGCGGCTGCCGCCGGGGCGATCGCCGGGCGCGCGCCGGCTGCCGTTGCCTCCCCTGGGGGCTCGGTCTCGCCTCCGAGCTTCGCCAGCAGTTCCCGTTGTTGGTCCATCAGGCGTCGGAAGGTTTCTTGGGACGCCCGCTGGCTCTCCAAGAATGCCTGATGCATGGCGGCAGCCTCCTGCTGGGAGGCTTGCCACGCCGCGATCGTGTCCGTCGAGGCCTGAATCAGCGCCTTGACAGCTTCATGGTCGGCCACAGG encodes the following:
- a CDS encoding SDR family NAD(P)-dependent oxidoreductase, with protein sequence MTQSIDAKAASTPIAIVGLACLFPKAQNLGYYWGNIKRAVDGIGPVPETHWKPADYYDPDPKRPDHTYAQRGGFIDPVPFDPTAYGIAPHALEATDPAQVLGLVVASEALRHAGYGPDRSFDRSRVSVVLGVTGTLQLVIPLGARLGHPHWRRALLEAGVPADQADDVVARLEATYVPWQEASFPGLLGNVVAGRIANRLDLGGTNCVVDAACASSLSAIHLAALELSAGRSSMVITGGVDAFNDIFMYMCFSKTPALSPTGNARPFDAEGDGTILGEGVGMVVLKRLDEAERDGDTIYAVLKGVGTASDGRGKAIYAPDDDGQQRALTAAYAAAEVTPATIELLEGHGTGTKVGDAIEVTALRRIYGEAEAHRPHCALGSVKSQIGHTKAAAGAAGLIKAVLALHHKVLPPTCKVKQPLPGIQDAQSPFYLPAEPRPWLRRRAHPRRAAVSSFGFGGSNFHVVLEEHKPERRATDWDGRVQLVTLSADSLDALHAALKPFGTLESWEDLEVAACDARAGFHPGAAHRLAFVVERDSTQVADLVARLLARTAEGRDFEFPDGACYASGPSAGGLAVLFPGQGAQYVGMGRTLACAFPEALEALEEAEVAFGLEAGGELPHGSRLIDRIYPLTAYDAAGVTEQEEQLRATDVAQPAIGAVSLGMWSILANWGLRPVAAAGHSYGELTALMASGRLSRTEFLELSVLRGRLMAAGTEARGSMLAVLAPLTELEAWLARHGEGLVLANRNTPNQGVISGSRAAIARAETELKAAGMRVAPLAVGAAFHSPLVADAADPLAAALARMPLPPASFPVYSNTLGGLYPGDAAESRALLASQLARPVDWIGQIEAMYAAGVRVFLEVGPGSRLSGMVRAILGDRPHTAIALDASQGKRDGLADLARAMAQLCAVGHPIDLTQWQGGAAAVASLRERKRPKMKVMVSGALYRDPRRPTSLPPAAGDRRRPTATAESLVTSPHSEWRGPEAATPVADHEAVKALIQASTDTIAAWQASQQEAAAMHQAFLESQRASQETFRRLMDQQRELLAKLGGETEPPGEATAAGARPAIAPAAAATVEATRRALRGMRFQAAKPSAPSQAAVEPLPEPPARQESVASLPPVAPVQPANPGSVMPPIDVRPLPLPRRPQPTVASAPAAETPVSPPERSGAMPPAPLRQPEPAPAQLPKQETAVPLDGVRAELLAVVSEKTGYPPETLELDMALEGDLGIDSIKRVEILSALIERLPGTRPLGPEEAGALRSLRDVAVALAAQVGPALQANGATSAPLATPSQPERTESRPSLPPPAGTAPVETGPAPLESPAPSAAAHSVEALLGVVSEKTGYPVDTLELDMALEGDLGIDSIKRVEILSALVERIPGAHPLGPEQAGGLRTLRDVAEALAAQAAPAEALPAGPAPALAGPQAEPVNDQLGLPAWPEPLMPERPPASAGLPPSNGGAQEVSGAHAATDALLAVVSEKTGYPIDTLELDMALEGDLGIDSIKRVEILSALVERLPGARPLGPEQAGSLHTLRDVVTAMESATGSQQPPVDREAPPAVNGANPPMTASQVSWQTLTAAVQHLAEAPLLPAVPEPDSGLRPLVPADFNPAPSPALSARWQLAQRAADPATALGLSCEVPSLSPLPVTDRLAQPKLAPGATVWVAGPPGHGLVTTLVECLRAAGLTAVAVNLQDSSEWTVPGELAGLVLVAPQGDGPTWSASDEGLVKRAFQLTVAAAPLLQANRGWFVTVARMDGAFGLVDASLPFSPLAGALAGLAKTAAHEWPDTICQAFDLHPGWDDAAAALALVDEITLPGPSEVALGPNGRFTLVLEPAGPASARPLSLQPGDLVVLTGGGRGVTAEVAVAIALAYRPVVVLLGRTELPEGEPTWLAQAQDEAAIKRAISDHSDHPLAPREISARWQEVAAAREVARTLARLAALGVTARYVSVDVRDTQALTDTLASLRQDFGPVRMLVHGAGVLADKAIADKTPAQFDRVFDTKVAGLRALWQALDVQELRHLVLFSSITARVGRLGQSDYAMANEVLNKFARRLSATQPTLRVMSVGWGPWDGGMVTPALKAMFAAEGVGILPLNEGSVWLAAELGRDRPAAPELIVLGPTDGLRVASENQAAPVVAPAPAEERLQTVMRRDLAVRTHPFMGDHVLNGKAVLPVAIMLEWMVHAASQLRPGAALIGFDDFELLKGVVLEVEPYGLRFDAGKPVSDPEGQQRVKVELYGDGRERPLSHTTVLLGADRAAGPERHWSHGWQGGLDAWPYFRSVEEAYRSVLFHGPTFHGLLTVDVLGPEGVLGKVQAAGNPQQWMQAPVRDTWLTEPLAIDAMFQMLILWSVETLGAACLPCRVSSFRMYRPFQAPSYSVAVHVTARRVGTVLADVAFLDPSGQLVAEFRGAECTFATGLVEAFRRNTLSAPMTP
- a CDS encoding beta-ketoacyl synthase N-terminal-like domain-containing protein, whose product is MNGNWAPIAVIGAGGVFPDAPDLETFWSNILLGRCASRDVPEGRWVLPSAAIVDPTPGTPDRVLSSRACLLDEALMGREELGIPPETLGTLDPLYTVGLTAATRCWRSLRAAPANLERAGLVMGNIVLPDSGASADAIATLDGEGSPRPAAYRGAGLVSGLVARALGLGLGGYAIDAACASSLYAIKLACAELAAGRADLMLAGGLSRPDSLYTQMGFSQLRALSPSGRCAPFDAEGDGLVVGEGAGLVALKRLADAERDGDQIWGVIRGIGTSNDLEGSLLAPHSEGQLRAMREAYRQAGWQPGDVDLVECHATGTPRGDAVEVASLQTLRADLDTPCVLTSVKSNVGHLLTAAGAAGFIKTLFALRNGVLPPTAQFKQSPTEWKMAEHGMRVLSAPEPWWETRGRARRAAVSAFGFGGINAHVLLEEYGAPGGAEVTLSTARLSQMLAKRLRRKDKASPQEEPPPSPVAVVGMGCRIGAFKNLREFQEFALAGVPLPPHKRRTVQARAGIDLPSVPESLAGCYLPGDLEVATAGFRIPPRDWPELLPQQALMLLAADEALRDVGPAYQDRRVRHPRAGAYIGIGLDARSTDYHRRWHRLSRQEGSPLPALTADRTLGALGGMVASRLAREFRFGGPTHTVQAEEMSAYRALEAGIRALQRREIELALVGAVDVPGDPRLLASRQREGDGLPTAEGAGALVLKRLEDAQRDGDRIYAVIEGLASASSPRLNRPLAGPDADAISRAISAAWDEAQLLPAAAGLLELDGTASKAEHEAVSTIWSQAAPASLALARASQRVGRAGLACGMVSLLRTALALYHEVLPGWAGHQEAAPALEALHTPRMSQYWFFDRAQGPRRAGVNILGREGGAGHVVLAAALQPPAAVEQSNRERLRPLGAPRWALFALAGDDTRALTRQLERLTLHARAERGEASVAHVARSWWQEHGVGEGNLGLAIVARDHVELEERIREARRVLAGEHLPAGDPRSPVASVFFSSAPHGPDADLAFVFPGSGNHWPGMGTDLWTAFPQVARLQDTDSQLLATQVRPARLVPWRRDWPEGWQAETETALSQDHRTTLLAQVAHGALMHDLLRLFGVGARAVMGYSLGETAGLVATRTWRDRDELTRRMVASKLFTVELGGRCAAAARTWGLPAGMPAAWVSGLVDRPAQLVRQALLEIPQAYLLIVNTPGECVVGGAPSAVEALVEKLRCAFIPIQGVTTVHCEVAGQVEGAYRALHDLPTNPPHGVRFYSGFWGRAYDVTRAAAAQALVGQALSTLEFPTLVRTAYQDGVRIFVELGPRHSCTRMIQAILGDAPHAARSACVRGVEGELSLLRLLGHLHAERVAIDLTPLYGQLATPWAAQVRPTGPVARVPLHAGGLAVAAAANRPSEVAIAPSESPASPAQPSPAPIVTARIRRRGKPRTDLVAPSSREPEPLAEKPSPGAVSARLPRRETGKRAEPFHSPRTTGGEALMAAVRPEPRVEHGAPVHSPGVALAERQDTVSALRRWMDRANDGLACVTVANHQAREAYAALEAENRSGEESIRAIHALITRWLPRTESVSDAPVWLDRAGCLAYARGQIEPVLGAYFAPIDAYPTRVRLPDEPLMLVDRILSVTGEPGSLTQGTIVTEHDVKAGAWYLDGHRIPTCVAVEAGQADLFLSGWLGIDFKTRGLAVYRLLDAVVTFHGPLPGPGETIRYDIAIDRFIEQSGVTLFFFRFDATVAGRPLMTMREGCAGFFTAEQLAEGKGIVFSALESRTLPGRLPPDWTPLLPMGKTPLDASHLAALRDGDLVGAFGQAFSGLPFTRAATLPDGLMRLVDRVCAIEPTGGRFGLGLIRAEHDVVPDAWYLKCHFVDDQVMPGTLMYECCLHTMRIFLMRLGWVGPAGTVSHEPVVGVQSRLRCRGQVLATSKVVTYEVSFKELGYEADGTPFALADALMLADGKPIVFISDMSIRLSGLRRVHLQAMWELARANRSLGETSRAPVVKRQEPRCQYGPESILAFAVGNPSEAFGERYRIFDRERVIARLPGPPYMFLDRVVQVSGAPWVCEAGAACEAHYDIPTDAWYFRDEGQPTMPFAVLLEVALQPCGWLAAYVGSALTSPVDLSFRNLGGKAIQSRPVGPQDGTLVTHARLTKVSQSSGMIIQEFEFSVTCQGEAVYTGWTMFGFFTKQALSQQVGLRGVEPSPLDPRQRLPFPAQFGPMPTGKLALVGEIDRWETHGGDHGLGFMRGRKRVDPADWYFAAHFYQDPVCPGSLGLEALVQLMKAEVWRRWGAWVERPTFGSLAAGREHSWLYRGQIVPTNREMVVEMHVKRIDEETRTLVADGILSVDGRPIYSMTDFSLSLEEGTST